From one Angustibacter luteus genomic stretch:
- the dacB gene encoding D-alanyl-D-alanine carboxypeptidase/D-alanyl-D-alanine endopeptidase has protein sequence MRRVRWLSAAAVVLVLGYVAADVADVAPGLLTLDPATTGPAPTRPAPSDPAREPLPPAMPALATDAPAPTPEGVSRVLDPLLSVDQLGPQTSATVIDAATGDVLLDQFGTSLRVPASTAKLLTGAATLSTVGGATTLATRAVQGGSADEVVLVGGGDVMLGTGASKLDQVHGHAGLRTLAAQVAKALSAAGRSQVAVRFDDSAFAGPTVSPGWSATDLQIGFVGHITALGLDDDLAAVNHPGPADPSLAAGQAFAQALRRQGITVVGNVVRTRASADAKVLGEVRSAPVADVLGVALTTSNNTIAEVLARLTAKAMQRPATFEDSALAVMDQVQRLGVDVGGSHLTDGSGLAAGSAVTSQVLTDLLVLASGGSTPALRPLLAGLPVSGFTGTLAERFDRPLTQDAAGTVRAKTGTLTGVNSLAGTTVDADGRLLVFAVMSDRVPVGGTTLARRASDRVAAALTACGCR, from the coding sequence ATGCGCAGGGTGAGGTGGCTGTCCGCGGCCGCCGTCGTCCTCGTGCTGGGCTACGTCGCCGCGGACGTCGCGGACGTCGCCCCCGGGCTGCTGACCCTGGACCCGGCGACGACGGGTCCGGCGCCGACCCGGCCCGCGCCGTCCGACCCGGCGCGTGAGCCGCTGCCCCCGGCGATGCCGGCGCTGGCCACCGACGCGCCGGCGCCGACCCCTGAGGGGGTGTCCCGGGTGCTCGACCCACTGCTGTCGGTCGACCAGCTCGGCCCGCAGACCTCCGCGACCGTCATCGACGCCGCCACCGGGGACGTGTTGCTCGACCAGTTCGGCACGTCGCTGCGGGTGCCCGCCTCGACGGCCAAGCTGCTGACCGGCGCCGCGACGCTGAGCACCGTCGGCGGCGCCACCACGCTCGCCACCAGGGCCGTGCAGGGCGGCAGCGCCGACGAGGTCGTGCTGGTCGGCGGCGGTGACGTCATGCTCGGCACCGGCGCGTCGAAGCTCGACCAGGTGCACGGCCACGCCGGCCTGCGCACGCTCGCCGCCCAGGTCGCCAAGGCGCTCAGCGCTGCGGGCCGCAGCCAGGTCGCCGTGCGCTTCGACGACAGCGCCTTCGCCGGTCCGACCGTCAGCCCGGGCTGGTCCGCCACCGACCTGCAGATCGGCTTCGTCGGCCACATCACGGCACTGGGCCTGGACGACGACCTGGCCGCCGTGAACCACCCCGGCCCCGCCGATCCCTCGCTCGCCGCCGGCCAGGCGTTCGCCCAGGCACTGCGCCGGCAGGGCATCACGGTCGTCGGGAACGTCGTCCGGACCCGCGCGAGCGCCGACGCGAAGGTGCTCGGCGAGGTCCGCTCGGCGCCGGTCGCGGACGTCCTCGGCGTGGCCCTGACGACCAGCAACAACACGATCGCCGAGGTGCTGGCGCGGTTGACCGCCAAGGCCATGCAGCGGCCGGCGACGTTCGAGGACTCGGCGCTCGCGGTGATGGACCAGGTGCAACGGCTCGGCGTGGACGTCGGCGGGTCACACCTCACGGACGGCAGCGGACTGGCCGCCGGCAGTGCGGTCACCAGCCAGGTGCTCACCGACCTGCTGGTGCTCGCGTCCGGCGGCAGCACCCCGGCGCTGCGGCCGTTGCTGGCGGGTCTGCCGGTCTCGGGCTTCACGGGCACCCTGGCGGAGCGGTTCGACCGGCCCCTGACCCAGGACGCCGCAGGCACCGTTCGCGCCAAGACAGGGACCCTGACCGGGGTCAACAGCCTCGCCGGCACGACCGTGGACGCCGACGGCCGGCTGCTCGTCTTCGCCGTGATGAGCGACCGGGTGCCGGTCGGCGGCACGACTCTGGCTCGCCGAGCGTCGGACAGGGTGGCGGCGGCACTGACCGCTTGCGGCTGCCGATAG